In a single window of the Gracilimonas sp. genome:
- a CDS encoding CDP-glycerol glycerophosphotransferase family protein, whose amino-acid sequence MKVLIYATTFGADLLSFTKYLTEETNSEVKVLLEDAEKFKQEGIFDFWDLDVELYNSNKMTLIRGVKGFDPDITIMDNNIPLRKLSPKALILWHGYGWKGPNDEEEFKWLHRNIKLTWGTMKEPNPDIKWASFGKIDFKHRTEVSGFDPENCINLGSASHDYLQEKVSKEELQPYYPFDVVNKKTVLIAPTWHYGEVFSHWGDEDKLFNELLTDLKKKDVNVILRLHDSYRFEHHYLEFLQSLETRYDNIVLKFKDHHPDNFLDLQVSDLLVTNFSSIANLFYATHRPTVHIYPVKSKDESFMWLNKTLFGIRKKKVDSIKFIWKYSPEDNGGMLARNFDSMMDQIQKGLENPGCCIEASQKYLDKHMLSADGKNCERIWKAINELVEDQG is encoded by the coding sequence ATGAAAGTATTGATCTACGCCACTACTTTTGGCGCAGACTTATTGAGTTTTACCAAATATCTTACCGAGGAGACCAACTCTGAAGTAAAAGTGCTATTGGAGGATGCGGAAAAATTTAAGCAAGAAGGTATTTTTGATTTTTGGGACCTGGATGTAGAGCTGTATAACTCCAATAAGATGACCTTGATCAGAGGTGTAAAAGGCTTTGATCCTGATATCACTATTATGGATAACAATATTCCACTTCGTAAATTGAGTCCTAAAGCTTTGATTCTGTGGCATGGCTATGGGTGGAAGGGGCCTAATGATGAAGAAGAATTCAAATGGCTTCACCGGAATATAAAGCTGACCTGGGGTACGATGAAGGAACCTAATCCTGATATCAAATGGGCGAGTTTTGGGAAAATTGATTTCAAACATCGTACAGAAGTAAGCGGCTTTGACCCGGAAAATTGTATTAATCTTGGATCAGCCAGCCATGATTATTTGCAGGAAAAAGTATCCAAAGAAGAACTTCAGCCTTATTATCCTTTTGATGTAGTAAACAAAAAAACGGTACTGATTGCACCAACCTGGCATTATGGAGAAGTATTTTCGCACTGGGGTGATGAGGATAAATTATTCAACGAGCTGCTAACCGATCTTAAAAAGAAAGATGTAAATGTAATTCTGCGCTTGCACGATTCTTATCGATTTGAACACCATTACCTGGAGTTTTTGCAAAGCCTGGAAACAAGATATGATAACATCGTATTAAAGTTTAAGGATCATCATCCAGACAATTTTCTTGATCTGCAGGTCTCAGATTTGTTGGTGACAAACTTCAGTAGTATTGCCAATTTATTTTATGCAACGCACCGGCCAACGGTTCACATATACCCTGTAAAAAGTAAAGATGAGTCGTTTATGTGGCTGAATAAAACCCTGTTTGGCATTCGTAAGAAAAAAGTAGATTCCATTAAGTTTATATGGAAATATTCCCCTGAAGATAATGGGGGAATGTTGGCGAGGAATTTTGATTCCATGATGGATCAAATTCAAAAGGGATTAGAAAACCCTGGTTGCTGTATTGAAGCATCCCAAAAATATTTAGATAAGCACATGCTTTCTGCGGATGGGAAAAATTGTGAGCGTATCTGGAAAGCAATAAATGAACTTGTGGAAGACCAAGGCTGA
- a CDS encoding capsule assembly Wzi family protein: protein MTKRLKGALLTVIISLISVSLYAQDSRILTLSDYTYEYIQRLQHRGKMLDLDPTVLPYSYGQVKQSINKIDEERLSANEKIWLNFIKERVNLNNLADNEIGGEFSASPVLSDTERLDPINPLNQNLYVYPAATVTGYMEKQNFVGQFSFRHDYYYDQDPDGIDAAKRLFIRAEDSYAGYQKGDIRIMLGRYNHHWGKYGEASSIISTNARSFDHLNISFGGKYFSFQSIIGELNDISENDVFVGETYFEDGSKNRFLSLHRLNFHPLPNLRFSFFEAILYSGNNAGLSLKYSNPLLAHVFVSDNLPWDDTNNLLFGGMVWTQFKNITLNGQLLIDDFEHTTNEGEPVTFTFLSSLSYAPKSSALNLNLEFEAVAYQTYNTDQAEGRYLYLNRGIGTPTNDYIKVKVYPEFFLDQHVKGLMAAPYVTYYSKGEQVINQDFNRRNSDGSIIDLILTGQEENTVRGGLHVLYQPNSKFWFELDTGYNHVANYNNVAGITQQRLVTILKAGFRLGLYGNN, encoded by the coding sequence ATGACTAAAAGACTTAAAGGCGCTCTTCTTACAGTAATTATTTCTCTTATTTCGGTTAGCTTGTATGCACAAGATAGCAGGATACTGACGCTTTCAGACTACACGTATGAATATATCCAGCGTTTGCAACATCGGGGGAAAATGCTGGATCTTGACCCTACTGTTTTGCCTTATTCATATGGACAGGTTAAGCAATCGATAAATAAGATTGATGAAGAAAGACTGTCAGCAAATGAGAAGATTTGGCTAAATTTTATAAAAGAGAGAGTAAATCTTAATAATCTGGCAGACAATGAAATTGGGGGTGAGTTCTCTGCTTCTCCGGTGTTAAGTGATACCGAGCGGCTCGATCCCATAAATCCTTTGAACCAAAATTTGTATGTGTATCCAGCAGCTACTGTTACCGGATACATGGAAAAGCAGAATTTTGTTGGACAATTTTCCTTCCGTCATGACTACTATTATGATCAGGATCCTGATGGAATTGATGCGGCAAAACGATTATTTATCAGGGCTGAGGATTCCTATGCAGGTTATCAAAAAGGGGATATAAGGATTATGCTGGGCCGTTATAATCATCACTGGGGCAAGTATGGAGAGGCTTCATCTATTATTAGTACGAATGCCCGTTCTTTTGATCATCTGAATATCAGCTTTGGCGGTAAGTATTTTTCTTTTCAAAGTATTATCGGAGAACTAAATGATATTTCAGAGAATGACGTTTTTGTGGGCGAAACCTATTTTGAGGACGGTTCAAAAAACAGATTTCTTTCCCTTCATCGCTTGAACTTTCATCCTTTACCTAATTTAAGATTCAGCTTCTTTGAAGCGATCCTGTACTCGGGAAATAATGCAGGCCTCTCTTTGAAATATAGTAATCCATTATTGGCGCATGTATTTGTATCGGATAATTTACCCTGGGATGACACAAACAATCTGCTTTTCGGTGGCATGGTATGGACCCAATTCAAGAATATAACCCTGAACGGTCAGCTATTAATTGATGATTTTGAACATACAACCAATGAAGGTGAACCGGTTACATTCACATTTCTGTCTTCTTTGAGCTATGCCCCAAAAAGTTCTGCTTTAAATTTGAATCTGGAGTTTGAAGCTGTTGCCTATCAAACCTATAATACTGATCAGGCAGAAGGACGATACTTATATTTGAATAGAGGAATTGGCACCCCGACAAATGACTATATAAAGGTTAAAGTTTATCCGGAATTTTTTCTGGATCAGCATGTAAAAGGGCTTATGGCGGCACCTTATGTTACGTACTATTCAAAAGGGGAACAGGTGATTAACCAGGATTTTAACCGCAGGAATTCCGATGGCAGTATCATAGATTTGATCTTAACAGGGCAGGAGGAGAATACGGTAAGAGGTGGTCTTCACGTATTGTACCAGCCAAATTCGAAGTTTTGGTTTGAATTGGATACAGGATATAATCACGTAGCGAATTACAATAATGTAGCTGGAATTACTCAGCAAAGATTAGTGACTATTTTAAAAGCAGGTTTTAGGTTAGGTCTTTATGGGAATAATTAA
- a CDS encoding ABC transporter substrate-binding protein, whose product MNMFNTGIKVILIGFFMTATAVAQQTSEDVRNLLEERDVQIKELVGPEGTEYTDEQRQKLKEIINGVINFEAMAKEALEETFDTISTEKRTEFVDLFATIVRDQSLNKLDIYRAKITYQDIQVEGDEARVETLAQLENVRTPVNYEMEYMSGEWVIVDMEIDDVSTASSYNRQFQRIINQKGFEPLLESLRKRAARA is encoded by the coding sequence ATGAATATGTTTAACACCGGAATCAAAGTAATTCTAATAGGGTTTTTCATGACGGCAACTGCAGTTGCCCAACAGACCTCAGAAGATGTAAGAAACCTTCTGGAAGAACGAGATGTACAAATAAAGGAACTTGTTGGTCCTGAAGGAACAGAGTACACGGATGAACAGCGTCAGAAGCTTAAAGAAATTATTAATGGCGTTATCAATTTTGAAGCTATGGCGAAGGAAGCTTTGGAAGAAACCTTCGATACTATTTCTACAGAAAAAAGAACGGAGTTTGTGGACCTTTTTGCGACCATAGTCAGAGATCAGTCTTTAAATAAATTGGATATCTACAGAGCAAAAATCACTTATCAGGATATTCAGGTAGAAGGTGATGAGGCCCGGGTTGAAACTTTGGCACAGCTTGAAAATGTGCGTACTCCTGTTAATTATGAAATGGAGTACATGAGCGGCGAATGGGTAATAGTAGATATGGAAATTGATGATGTATCAACGGCATCTTCCTATAATCGCCAGTTCCAGCGCATTATTAACCAAAAAGGATTTGAACCTCTTTTGGAGAGTTTGAGAAAAAGAGCTGCCAGGGCGTGA
- a CDS encoding TolC family protein gives MTARILFSIVSLLLTFSSVGIAQDTLQVDFNTFLNKALNNSGQIKYQRQEVEIAENQIKQAQAQRIVPNLRLDTQHGLVPGVESDRTDLQEDEYYLDPNLRNDWSNWAVFTKFQVSAVQPVFTWGAINKAVEAARLGAEAAQHSFEAKKADLELRLFDLYFSYVLALEIERLLDEAQDKVDQVERQINKMKEEGDSSLDESEVFKFEIYKSEFEIQKAEVKENMNFVKETWNYVLRNEENEVYEPQVRFLDPVAANIESVDFYQNAAFNNRPELKALKVGEEATETYITSQKKQNLPGLYLAGYLNFANTPNRPRQSNPFIQNNTNLFSGGFGFTIRQKLNFFSIKANIERSRIELKKVTYAQDAAKDGILLEVNTNYRQASLADVKVEQTDEALVTSKRWLRQEQLDYDFGMGEVKDLIDAMRKELELKLQLKQRIFEYNSSLAKLNKSAGIPLTTLITN, from the coding sequence ATGACAGCACGAATTCTTTTTTCGATTGTAAGTCTTTTACTCACCTTTAGTTCTGTGGGTATAGCTCAGGATACTCTTCAAGTTGATTTCAATACATTCCTGAATAAAGCACTGAATAATTCTGGTCAGATTAAGTATCAAAGACAGGAAGTTGAAATTGCCGAGAACCAAATCAAGCAGGCTCAGGCACAGCGCATAGTACCTAACTTAAGGTTAGATACACAACACGGGCTTGTTCCTGGTGTAGAAAGCGACAGGACCGATCTTCAGGAAGACGAATATTATTTAGATCCAAACCTCAGAAATGACTGGAGCAACTGGGCTGTTTTCACCAAATTTCAGGTTTCAGCGGTACAGCCGGTTTTTACATGGGGAGCAATCAATAAAGCGGTTGAAGCCGCAAGGCTGGGAGCTGAAGCAGCTCAGCATAGTTTTGAGGCAAAGAAAGCCGATCTTGAACTAAGGCTGTTTGATTTATATTTCAGTTATGTATTGGCTTTGGAAATTGAGCGTTTGCTGGATGAGGCTCAGGATAAAGTAGACCAGGTTGAACGCCAGATAAACAAAATGAAAGAAGAAGGCGATAGCAGCCTCGATGAATCTGAAGTTTTTAAATTTGAGATCTATAAATCAGAGTTCGAGATTCAGAAAGCAGAAGTAAAAGAGAACATGAACTTTGTGAAGGAGACCTGGAACTATGTGCTCCGGAATGAAGAGAATGAAGTTTATGAACCACAAGTTCGGTTTCTTGATCCTGTAGCCGCAAATATTGAATCAGTCGATTTTTATCAAAATGCTGCTTTTAACAACAGACCAGAATTAAAAGCACTTAAAGTGGGAGAGGAAGCTACTGAGACGTACATTACTTCTCAGAAGAAACAAAATTTGCCCGGTTTGTACCTGGCCGGGTATTTAAACTTTGCCAATACACCGAATCGGCCCCGTCAGTCAAATCCATTCATTCAGAACAATACAAACCTCTTCAGTGGTGGTTTTGGATTTACAATTCGCCAGAAGCTTAATTTCTTTTCTATAAAAGCTAATATAGAACGAAGCAGAATTGAACTGAAGAAAGTTACATATGCCCAGGATGCCGCAAAGGATGGTATTTTGTTGGAAGTGAATACAAATTACAGGCAAGCTTCCCTGGCTGATGTGAAGGTAGAACAGACTGATGAAGCGCTGGTTACCTCAAAGCGCTGGTTACGGCAGGAACAACTCGACTATGATTTTGGTATGGGTGAAGTAAAGGACTTGATTGATGCCATGCGGAAAGAACTTGAACTTAAGCTGCAATTAAAGCAGCGAATTTTTGAGTATAATTCATCTCTGGCCAAACTGAATAAATCGGCGGGTATTCCGTTAACTACGTTAATAACCAATTGA
- the atpG gene encoding ATP synthase F1 subunit gamma: MANLRDIRNRISSVNNTQQITKAMKMVAAAKLRKAQDRMTQTRPYASKIEEVAGRLAENSDATNPVMRKPEEVKNVLFIVVGSDRGLCGGFNNNLFKEVENRLHKDFQKHLDNKTLSLVTIGKKASAHFKKRKYKVTNSFPGFFDDIQYDAASSIMEAATSQFVDGDFDEVYIAFNEFKSVIAQNRKVQKVLPIDTEDITKSDSDNASKQAIDYLYEPNSQAILDRLLPLHLNMQLWRAVLESNASEQGARMTAMDSATENAKELEKDLRLEYNQARQSAITTEISEIVSGAQALSEN; this comes from the coding sequence ATGGCGAATCTTCGAGACATACGAAACCGGATATCATCTGTTAATAATACACAGCAGATTACCAAAGCTATGAAAATGGTTGCTGCTGCCAAGCTTAGAAAAGCACAGGATCGCATGACACAAACGCGTCCATATGCATCTAAGATTGAGGAAGTTGCAGGTCGGCTAGCTGAAAATAGCGATGCTACTAATCCAGTGATGCGTAAACCCGAAGAGGTTAAAAATGTGCTCTTTATAGTGGTAGGTTCTGACAGAGGACTTTGCGGAGGTTTTAATAATAATCTTTTTAAGGAAGTTGAAAACCGACTTCATAAAGATTTTCAAAAGCACCTCGATAATAAAACATTATCACTGGTGACTATTGGGAAAAAGGCTTCTGCTCACTTCAAAAAGAGAAAATATAAAGTAACCAACAGCTTCCCCGGATTTTTTGATGATATTCAATACGATGCAGCATCAAGTATAATGGAAGCTGCGACTTCACAGTTTGTTGATGGCGATTTTGATGAAGTGTATATCGCCTTCAATGAATTTAAGTCTGTAATTGCACAAAACCGTAAAGTTCAAAAGGTACTTCCTATAGATACAGAAGATATCACAAAAAGTGATTCTGATAATGCATCTAAGCAAGCTATTGATTACCTTTACGAGCCGAATTCGCAAGCAATATTAGATCGATTATTGCCTTTGCATTTAAACATGCAGCTATGGCGAGCCGTACTTGAATCGAATGCTTCGGAGCAAGGTGCACGAATGACCGCAATGGACAGTGCAACTGAAAATGCGAAGGAGCTGGAAAAAGATTTACGCCTTGAGTACAATCAGGCTCGACAAAGTGCAATTACAACAGAAATTTCTGAGATTGTATCTGGTGCTCAGGCACTAAGTGAAAATTAG
- the atpA gene encoding F0F1 ATP synthase subunit alpha, which yields MSQVRPDEVSAILRKQLSGFDNEADTYDVGTVLEVGDGIARVYGLSKVQAGELVELPDSKNEKGEPVTGMVLNLEEDNVGIVLFGASSAVQEGHTVKRTNDIASINVGEGLLGRVIDPLGNPIDGKGAISGETIRLPLERKAPGVIYREPVKEPLQTGLKAIDSLIPIGRGQRELIIGDRQTGKTSVAVDTIINQKATQNSDKPVHCIYVAVGQKGSTVANIRQVLEENGAMEYTTIVAAPASVSAPMRYIAPFAGATIGEYFRDTGRHALVIYDDLSKQAVAYRELSLLLKRPPGREAYPGDVFYLHSRLLERAAKIINDDKVASEMNNIPDELKPKVKGGGSLTALPVIETQAGDVSAYIPTNVISITDGQIFLDTDLFNQGIRPAIDVGTSVSRVGGSAQVKSMKKLSGTLKLDLAQYRELEAFAKFGSDLDASTQAQLRKGERTVELLKQDVYQPLPVEQQIALLKVNDVGLLDKLAVEQIGEFENQYLETIGIKYEDEMGELAKSGVLNDAFGDKLIEVAESIIDQVKATN from the coding sequence ATGAGTCAAGTCAGACCAGACGAAGTTTCAGCCATATTACGAAAACAATTATCAGGCTTTGACAACGAAGCTGATACCTACGATGTAGGTACCGTACTTGAAGTAGGTGACGGTATTGCACGTGTATATGGGCTTTCAAAAGTACAGGCCGGTGAATTGGTTGAATTGCCAGATTCAAAAAATGAAAAAGGCGAACCTGTAACCGGAATGGTACTTAACCTTGAGGAAGATAACGTAGGTATTGTACTCTTTGGCGCGTCAAGCGCAGTTCAGGAAGGGCATACCGTGAAACGTACCAATGATATTGCATCTATCAACGTAGGTGAAGGCTTGCTTGGTCGTGTAATTGATCCTCTTGGTAATCCCATTGATGGTAAAGGTGCTATAAGCGGTGAAACCATTCGATTGCCACTTGAACGAAAAGCTCCGGGTGTGATTTACCGTGAACCGGTAAAAGAACCTCTTCAAACCGGATTGAAAGCTATTGACTCTTTGATTCCTATTGGTCGCGGACAACGTGAGTTGATTATTGGTGACCGCCAGACCGGAAAGACCTCAGTAGCCGTTGATACCATTATTAATCAAAAAGCTACTCAAAATTCTGATAAACCTGTTCATTGTATTTATGTTGCTGTAGGACAAAAAGGATCTACGGTAGCCAATATCCGTCAGGTGTTGGAAGAAAATGGTGCCATGGAGTACACAACAATTGTTGCGGCTCCTGCTAGTGTGTCTGCACCGATGCGTTATATTGCTCCATTTGCGGGTGCTACCATCGGGGAGTATTTCCGTGATACCGGCCGACATGCTCTTGTAATCTATGATGACCTTTCTAAGCAGGCGGTAGCTTATCGTGAGCTTTCTCTTTTGCTGAAACGACCTCCGGGCCGTGAAGCTTATCCCGGTGATGTATTTTATCTGCATAGCCGTCTTCTGGAACGTGCTGCTAAGATCATTAATGATGATAAAGTAGCCTCCGAAATGAACAATATTCCTGACGAGTTAAAACCAAAAGTAAAAGGCGGAGGGTCATTGACGGCACTTCCTGTAATTGAAACTCAGGCGGGTGACGTATCTGCATACATTCCTACGAACGTAATTTCTATTACCGATGGTCAGATCTTCCTGGATACGGACTTGTTTAACCAGGGTATTCGCCCAGCTATTGATGTGGGTACTTCTGTATCTCGTGTAGGTGGATCTGCTCAGGTGAAATCAATGAAGAAGTTGTCAGGTACATTGAAACTTGACCTTGCACAGTATCGTGAGCTGGAAGCTTTTGCTAAATTCGGTTCCGACCTTGATGCTTCTACTCAGGCTCAGCTCCGAAAAGGAGAGCGTACGGTAGAATTACTTAAGCAGGATGTATATCAGCCGCTACCGGTAGAGCAGCAAATCGCGCTTCTGAAAGTGAATGATGTAGGCCTTCTCGATAAGCTCGCTGTAGAGCAAATCGGAGAATTTGAGAATCAATATCTCGAAACTATTGGCATCAAGTATGAAGATGAAATGGGTGAATTAGCTAAGAGCGGAGTGCTGAATGATGCTTTTGGAGATAAACTCATCGAAGTAGCGGAATCCATAATTGATCAGGTTAAAGCAACCAACTAA
- the atpH gene encoding ATP synthase F1 subunit delta, translating into MLVSKAARRYATALLELAKEQDAVERTFEDVQFVKNTIEDSRDLQLFLKSPVIKPDKKVNALEALFEGELSELVYRFITLIARKNRQNILDEIAAAFINIYNQYAGIIEAEVFVAKEMDDKQKSQVVKRLEDVTGKKVNISVIVQEDLKGGMAIKIADTVIDGTIKHKLEQLEDVFLNTATE; encoded by the coding sequence ATGCTGGTATCTAAAGCGGCACGCCGTTATGCCACTGCACTTTTAGAGCTCGCCAAAGAACAGGATGCTGTAGAGCGTACCTTTGAGGATGTTCAGTTTGTAAAGAACACAATCGAAGACTCACGCGATCTGCAATTGTTTTTGAAGAGCCCGGTCATCAAACCAGATAAAAAGGTAAATGCACTTGAAGCTCTTTTTGAAGGTGAGCTCAGTGAATTGGTTTACAGGTTTATCACTCTTATAGCGCGCAAAAATCGTCAAAACATACTAGACGAAATTGCTGCTGCTTTTATCAATATCTACAATCAATATGCAGGTATTATTGAAGCGGAAGTTTTTGTTGCTAAAGAAATGGATGACAAACAGAAGAGTCAGGTCGTTAAAAGACTGGAAGATGTGACCGGTAAAAAGGTGAACATCTCTGTTATAGTGCAGGAAGACCTGAAAGGCGGCATGGCCATTAAAATAGCTGATACAGTTATTGACGGTACCATCAAGCATAAGTTGGAACAGCTTGAAGATGTATTCCTGAATACAGCAACGGAATAA
- the atpF gene encoding F0F1 ATP synthase subunit B codes for MLLLAGGGGLLSFNTGFAWWIAITMVVFIILMSKYAVPPIMKALEERESKIKDSLESAERALAKAEQISKDNEKALREAEVKAQQIRKEAAEEAELIRSERIKKAKEEADQIIEQARTSIEQEKKQALVELREEVAKLAVKSASIIIDSELDSEKNNKLVDSFLSDLPKN; via the coding sequence ATGCTACTTTTAGCAGGCGGAGGGGGATTACTCTCATTTAACACCGGGTTTGCCTGGTGGATTGCCATCACAATGGTCGTGTTTATCATTTTGATGTCTAAATATGCAGTACCCCCAATTATGAAAGCGCTTGAAGAGCGAGAGTCTAAAATTAAAGACTCCTTGGAGTCTGCAGAGAGAGCTCTGGCTAAAGCCGAGCAAATCTCTAAAGATAACGAGAAAGCTCTTCGGGAAGCTGAAGTAAAAGCACAGCAGATTCGTAAAGAAGCTGCTGAAGAGGCGGAATTAATTCGCTCCGAACGCATCAAGAAAGCGAAAGAAGAGGCTGATCAAATTATTGAGCAAGCCAGAACTTCTATTGAGCAAGAAAAGAAACAAGCTTTGGTTGAATTGAGAGAAGAGGTGGCAAAACTTGCCGTAAAATCTGCTTCTATCATTATAGACTCAGAGCTTGATAGTGAAAAGAATAACAAGCTGGTGGATAGTTTTCTGTCCGACCTTCCAAAAAATTAA
- the atpE gene encoding ATP synthase F0 subunit C, with protein sequence MGLLAAGIGAGIVAIGAGLGIGMIGKAATESIARQPEASGDIRGAMLLTAVFIEGVALFCAVICALIIFLG encoded by the coding sequence ATGGGACTTTTAGCAGCTGGTATTGGAGCAGGAATCGTAGCAATTGGTGCCGGACTTGGAATCGGAATGATTGGTAAGGCGGCCACAGAAAGTATTGCACGTCAGCCTGAAGCTTCTGGAGATATCCGTGGTGCGATGCTTTTAACGGCAGTATTTATTGAGGGTGTTGCTCTCTTCTGTGCGGTTATTTGTGCACTGATCATCTTCTTGGGTTAA
- the atpB gene encoding F0F1 ATP synthase subunit A, producing MIQTLRRVFLTLLFLSISTSNTFAADQAEASDEPIIDVMGTVLDHDYFKTPFGKIYLPRIFYWETAEGEAQLSFYSSTKKAEASDEFMMSEAGAIVPANGGHIKVDFSITSHLMYFWISIILVLWITISMARKYKKGVGRDTEPKGSFQNIFEILFEFVRDNIAKDNIRDDKYKKYVPYLFSIFMGIAFMNLFGLLPWAATATADLTVTATLATITFFITQFSGTKDHWAHVFWFPGVPGWTRLILTPVEILGLFTKPFALAIRLFANMLSGKMMIIAILGLIFIFADLFGPGGAYGMAGLLSVPLTAALYFLKAFVALLQAYVFTILSAVFIGMAAEDHAHDEEGYHAEHIAEQAN from the coding sequence ATGATTCAAACCCTGCGTCGAGTTTTCTTAACTCTTTTATTTTTAAGTATAAGCACCTCAAATACTTTTGCGGCAGATCAGGCGGAAGCCAGTGATGAGCCAATAATCGACGTAATGGGCACTGTTCTTGATCACGATTATTTCAAAACGCCATTTGGGAAAATTTATCTGCCCCGCATTTTTTATTGGGAAACAGCAGAAGGTGAAGCTCAGTTAAGTTTTTACAGTTCTACAAAAAAAGCTGAGGCGTCTGATGAGTTTATGATGTCTGAGGCTGGAGCTATTGTGCCAGCTAATGGCGGGCATATTAAAGTAGATTTCTCTATTACTTCACATTTAATGTATTTCTGGATTAGCATAATCCTGGTTCTTTGGATTACTATCTCTATGGCCCGTAAATACAAAAAAGGTGTTGGCCGTGATACCGAGCCAAAGGGGAGCTTTCAAAATATCTTTGAGATCCTGTTTGAGTTTGTTCGTGATAATATTGCCAAGGATAATATTCGCGATGACAAATATAAAAAGTATGTACCGTACCTTTTCTCCATTTTCATGGGGATTGCCTTCATGAACCTTTTTGGATTACTTCCATGGGCGGCTACTGCAACCGCTGATTTAACGGTGACAGCTACTTTGGCTACCATCACGTTTTTCATTACTCAGTTCAGTGGCACTAAAGATCACTGGGCTCACGTATTCTGGTTTCCTGGCGTGCCAGGATGGACACGTCTGATTTTAACGCCGGTTGAAATTCTTGGGCTATTCACCAAGCCTTTTGCACTCGCTATTCGACTTTTTGCCAACATGTTATCAGGAAAGATGATGATTATCGCGATTCTCGGGTTAATCTTCATTTTTGCTGATCTCTTTGGTCCCGGTGGGGCCTATGGGATGGCAGGTTTGTTATCTGTACCTCTTACTGCAGCTTTATATTTCCTTAAAGCTTTCGTGGCTTTACTGCAGGCATATGTATTCACCATTCTTTCCGCTGTATTTATCGGTATGGCAGCTGAAGATCATGCACATGATGAGGAAGGATATCACGCAGAGCATATTGCTGAACAAGCAAATTGA
- a CDS encoding AtpZ/AtpI family protein, with protein sequence MLHNLLPDKYAEYVGLGVEIAVSMALPIVGGYYLDLYFELTPWLTLTGVLVGMFNFGLMIARIAKKLNQQDNDKKQ encoded by the coding sequence TTGCTTCATAACCTTCTGCCCGATAAATATGCTGAATATGTAGGCCTTGGGGTAGAGATTGCTGTATCAATGGCCCTGCCTATTGTTGGCGGATACTATCTTGATCTATATTTTGAACTAACTCCCTGGCTCACTCTAACCGGGGTTTTAGTGGGTATGTTCAATTTCGGGTTGATGATTGCACGAATAGCAAAAAAGCTAAATCAACAGGATAATGATAAAAAACAGTGA
- a CDS encoding polymer-forming cytoskeletal protein: protein MLNSKKSTNTNNVSENTNHSPAVNILSEGTKLKGDLNSQTDIRIAGVIDGEAVSKGKLIVTGNGKIIGNITSSDADIAGRVEGEVKVSNKLTLRESAIIDGNIYTKTLIVEEGAQINGSCRMGSDAKELSQKSDADYASDTKVKS, encoded by the coding sequence ATGCTAAATTCAAAAAAATCTACAAATACTAATAACGTGTCTGAGAATACAAACCATTCGCCCGCAGTAAATATTTTGAGTGAGGGTACCAAACTCAAAGGAGACCTTAATTCCCAGACCGATATTCGCATAGCCGGAGTCATTGACGGAGAGGCGGTTTCAAAAGGAAAACTAATAGTAACCGGAAACGGTAAGATTATTGGAAATATCACTTCATCTGATGCTGATATCGCTGGTAGAGTAGAGGGAGAGGTGAAGGTATCTAACAAACTTACTCTCAGAGAGAGCGCCATTATTGATGGAAACATTTACACCAAAACTCTTATCGTTGAAGAGGGTGCTCAAATAAATGGCTCATGCCGGATGGGGTCAGACGCAAAAGAACTTTCTCAGAAAAGCGATGCTGATTACGCCAGCGATACCAAAGTAAAATCCTGA